Proteins from a genomic interval of Thamnophis elegans isolate rThaEle1 chromosome 2, rThaEle1.pri, whole genome shotgun sequence:
- the LOC116504550 gene encoding zinc finger and SCAN domain-containing protein 29-like isoform X2, with the protein MERQVLNEEEGPDTAGKLPSAIKPQFMSEQAGWGAFERNKRAPFVGMEERWESQWQQFLQTLQPVHPGEVKSKMSDASPWEDPKVFLASFEQVARACRWPREEWVSCLLPALSGEAEEAFQKLEIGERDNYGKVKAAILKGEATKTEARRQRFRQFCCQGVEDLRRVQSQLQELCCQWLKPQRRSKEQILELLILEQFLASLPPKLQSWVQVRRPETCSQAVVLVEDFLRNQQDAKSGLYQGSMNEGHVDFLYSEKETLEAVKRENEEVEISLLGHEIKSSSHSSQLFPSERFGMVQTAMREILP; encoded by the exons ATGGAGAGACAAGTCTTAAACGAAGAAGAAGGACCGGACACAGCCGGAAAACTCCCTTCTGCAATCAAGCCTCAGTTTATGTCCGAACAAGCAGGATGGGGCGCATTTGAGAGGAACAAGAGGGCCCCGTTCGTTGGGATGGAGGAGCGCTGGGAATCGCAGTGGCAGCAGTTCCTCCAGACGCTGCAACCGGTTCATCCAGGAGAGGTCAAGTCCAAGATGTCGGATGCTTCTCCCTGGGAAGATCCCAAGGTCTTCCTGGCCTCCTTCGAGCAGGTGGCCCGAGCCTGCCGGTGGCCTAGAGAAGAGTGGGTGTCCTGTCTTTTGCCGGCCTTGAGTGGAGAAGCCGAAGAGGCTTTTCAGAAGCTGGAAATCGGAGAACGGGACAACTATGGGAAGGTGAAGGCCGCCATCTTAAAAGGGGAAGCCACGAAAACGGAGGCCCGGCGTCAACGCTTCAGGCAGTTCTGCTGCCAGGGGGTGGAAGACCTGCGACGGGTTCAAAGCCAGCTTCAGGAGCTTTGCTGCCAGTGGCTAAAGCCACAGAGACGCTCCAAGGAGCAGATCCTGGAGCTGCTGATCTTGGAGCAATTTCTGGCCAGCCTGCCTCCGAAGCTCCAGAGCTGGGTTCAAGTGAGGAGGCCAGAGACGTGTTCCCAGGCGGTGGTCCTGGTGGAGGACTTCCTGAGGAACCAACAAGACGCCAAATCAGGGCTGTATCAG GGCTCAATGAATGAAGGACATGTCGATTTCTTATATTCAgagaaagagaccttggaggctgTGAAGCGAGAAAACGAAGAAGTGGAAATCAGCCTGCTGG GACATGAAATCAAATCCTCGAGCCACTCCAGCCAATTATTTCCTTCCGAAAGATTTGGGATGGTCCAAACGGCGATGAGAGAG ATTTTGCCGTGA
- the LOC116504550 gene encoding zinc finger and SCAN domain-containing protein 29-like isoform X3 has protein sequence MERQVLNEEEGPDTAGKLPSAIKPQFMSEQAGWGAFERNKRAPFVGMEERWESQWQQFLQTLQPVHPGEVKSKMSDASPWEDPKVFLASFEQVARACRWPREEWVSCLLPALSGEAEEAFQKLEIGERDNYGKVKAAILKGEATKTEARRQRFRQFCCQGVEDLRRVQSQLQELCCQWLKPQRRSKEQILELLILEQFLASLPPKLQSWVQVRRPETCSQAVVLVEDFLRNQQDAKSGLYQGSMNEGHVDFLYSEKETLEAVKRENEEVEISLLGHEIKSSSHSSQLFPSERFGMVQTAMREQNL, from the exons ATGGAGAGACAAGTCTTAAACGAAGAAGAAGGACCGGACACAGCCGGAAAACTCCCTTCTGCAATCAAGCCTCAGTTTATGTCCGAACAAGCAGGATGGGGCGCATTTGAGAGGAACAAGAGGGCCCCGTTCGTTGGGATGGAGGAGCGCTGGGAATCGCAGTGGCAGCAGTTCCTCCAGACGCTGCAACCGGTTCATCCAGGAGAGGTCAAGTCCAAGATGTCGGATGCTTCTCCCTGGGAAGATCCCAAGGTCTTCCTGGCCTCCTTCGAGCAGGTGGCCCGAGCCTGCCGGTGGCCTAGAGAAGAGTGGGTGTCCTGTCTTTTGCCGGCCTTGAGTGGAGAAGCCGAAGAGGCTTTTCAGAAGCTGGAAATCGGAGAACGGGACAACTATGGGAAGGTGAAGGCCGCCATCTTAAAAGGGGAAGCCACGAAAACGGAGGCCCGGCGTCAACGCTTCAGGCAGTTCTGCTGCCAGGGGGTGGAAGACCTGCGACGGGTTCAAAGCCAGCTTCAGGAGCTTTGCTGCCAGTGGCTAAAGCCACAGAGACGCTCCAAGGAGCAGATCCTGGAGCTGCTGATCTTGGAGCAATTTCTGGCCAGCCTGCCTCCGAAGCTCCAGAGCTGGGTTCAAGTGAGGAGGCCAGAGACGTGTTCCCAGGCGGTGGTCCTGGTGGAGGACTTCCTGAGGAACCAACAAGACGCCAAATCAGGGCTGTATCAG GGCTCAATGAATGAAGGACATGTCGATTTCTTATATTCAgagaaagagaccttggaggctgTGAAGCGAGAAAACGAAGAAGTGGAAATCAGCCTGCTGG GACATGAAATCAAATCCTCGAGCCACTCCAGCCAATTATTTCCTTCCGAAAGATTTGGGATGGTCCAAACGGCGATGAGAGAG CAGAATCTCTGA
- the LOC116504550 gene encoding zinc finger and SCAN domain-containing protein 29-like isoform X4: protein MERQVLNEEEGPDTAGKLPSAIKPQFMSEQAGWGAFERNKRAPFVGMEERWESQWQQFLQTLQPVHPGEVKSKMSDASPWEDPKVFLASFEQVARACRWPREEWVSCLLPALSGEAEEAFQKLEIGERDNYGKVKAAILKGEATKTEARRQRFRQFCCQGVEDLRRVQSQLQELCCQWLKPQRRSKEQILELLILEQFLASLPPKLQSWVQVRRPETCSQAVVLVEDFLRNQQDAKSGLYQGSMNEGHVDFLYSEKETLEAVKRENEEVEISLLGHEIKSSSHSSQLFPSERFGMVQTAMRENL, encoded by the exons ATGGAGAGACAAGTCTTAAACGAAGAAGAAGGACCGGACACAGCCGGAAAACTCCCTTCTGCAATCAAGCCTCAGTTTATGTCCGAACAAGCAGGATGGGGCGCATTTGAGAGGAACAAGAGGGCCCCGTTCGTTGGGATGGAGGAGCGCTGGGAATCGCAGTGGCAGCAGTTCCTCCAGACGCTGCAACCGGTTCATCCAGGAGAGGTCAAGTCCAAGATGTCGGATGCTTCTCCCTGGGAAGATCCCAAGGTCTTCCTGGCCTCCTTCGAGCAGGTGGCCCGAGCCTGCCGGTGGCCTAGAGAAGAGTGGGTGTCCTGTCTTTTGCCGGCCTTGAGTGGAGAAGCCGAAGAGGCTTTTCAGAAGCTGGAAATCGGAGAACGGGACAACTATGGGAAGGTGAAGGCCGCCATCTTAAAAGGGGAAGCCACGAAAACGGAGGCCCGGCGTCAACGCTTCAGGCAGTTCTGCTGCCAGGGGGTGGAAGACCTGCGACGGGTTCAAAGCCAGCTTCAGGAGCTTTGCTGCCAGTGGCTAAAGCCACAGAGACGCTCCAAGGAGCAGATCCTGGAGCTGCTGATCTTGGAGCAATTTCTGGCCAGCCTGCCTCCGAAGCTCCAGAGCTGGGTTCAAGTGAGGAGGCCAGAGACGTGTTCCCAGGCGGTGGTCCTGGTGGAGGACTTCCTGAGGAACCAACAAGACGCCAAATCAGGGCTGTATCAG GGCTCAATGAATGAAGGACATGTCGATTTCTTATATTCAgagaaagagaccttggaggctgTGAAGCGAGAAAACGAAGAAGTGGAAATCAGCCTGCTGG GACATGAAATCAAATCCTCGAGCCACTCCAGCCAATTATTTCCTTCCGAAAGATTTGGGATGGTCCAAACGGCGATGAGAGAG AATCTCTGA